The following proteins come from a genomic window of Flavobacterium eburneipallidum:
- the tuf gene encoding elongation factor Tu, whose product MAKETFNRSKPHLNIGTIGHVDHGKTTLTAAITKVLSDAGYCQAKSFDQIDNAPEEKERGITINTSHVEYETANRHYAHVDCPGHADYVKNMVTGAAQMDGAILVVAATDGPMPQTREHILLGRQVGIPRMVVFMNKVDMVDDAELLELVEMEIRDLLSFYEYDGDNCPVIQGSALGGLNNDAAWVPKILELMEAVDAWIEEPIRDTEKPFLMPVEDVFTITGRGTVATGRIETGIANTGDAVEIIGMGAEKLTSTITGVEMFRKILDRGEAGDNVGLLLRGIDKESIKRGMVIIKPGSVKPHKTFKAEVYILKKEEGGRHTPFHNNYRPQFYVRTTDVTGVITLPAGVEMVMPGDNLTINVELLSPIAMSVGLRFAIREGGRTVGAGQVTEIVG is encoded by the coding sequence ATGGCAAAAGAAACCTTTAACCGTTCGAAACCACACTTAAATATTGGTACGATCGGACACGTAGATCACGGTAAAACTACTTTAACAGCAGCAATCACAAAAGTGTTATCTGATGCTGGTTACTGTCAAGCAAAATCATTTGATCAAATTGATAATGCTCCTGAAGAAAAAGAAAGAGGTATTACAATTAATACTTCACACGTAGAGTACGAAACTGCTAACCGTCACTACGCTCACGTTGACTGTCCAGGTCACGCGGATTACGTAAAAAACATGGTTACTGGTGCTGCTCAAATGGATGGTGCTATCTTGGTAGTTGCTGCTACAGATGGTCCAATGCCGCAAACTCGTGAGCATATCCTTTTAGGTCGTCAGGTAGGTATTCCTAGAATGGTTGTATTTATGAATAAAGTGGATATGGTTGATGACGCTGAATTGTTAGAATTAGTAGAAATGGAAATCAGAGACTTATTGTCTTTCTACGAATATGATGGAGACAACTGTCCAGTTATTCAAGGTTCTGCTTTAGGTGGATTGAATAATGATGCTGCATGGGTTCCTAAAATTCTTGAATTGATGGAAGCTGTTGATGCTTGGATCGAAGAGCCAATTCGTGATACTGAAAAACCATTCTTGATGCCAGTTGAGGATGTATTTACAATTACTGGTCGTGGAACTGTTGCTACAGGTCGTATTGAAACTGGTATTGCTAATACAGGTGATGCAGTTGAAATCATTGGTATGGGAGCTGAAAAATTGACTTCTACTATTACAGGAGTTGAGATGTTCCGTAAAATCCTTGATAGAGGTGAAGCTGGAGATAACGTAGGTTTATTGTTAAGAGGTATTGATAAAGAATCTATCAAAAGAGGAATGGTTATCATTAAGCCAGGTTCAGTAAAACCACACAAAACTTTCAAAGCAGAGGTGTATATCTTGAAAAAAGAAGAAGGTGGACGTCACACTCCATTTCATAATAACTACCGTCCACAGTTTTACGTACGTACAACTGACGTAACAGGAGTTATTACTTTGCCAGCAGGAGTAGAGATGGTTATGCCAGGGGATAACTTAACTATCAATGTTGAGTTGTTGAGCCCAATCGCTATGAGTGTAGGTTTACGTTTTGCAATCCGTGAGGGTGGTAGAACTGTAGGAGCTGGACAAGTTACTGAAATTGTAGGTTAA
- the hpf gene encoding ribosome hibernation-promoting factor, HPF/YfiA family: MKVNVHAVNFAVDGKLVDFIQERMDKLEKYYDKIVSADVFLKVEKTSEKENKFVDIKIHVPGDDFLVKKQCKTFEEAVELSAESLERLLVKRKEKIRDHI; this comes from the coding sequence ATGAAGGTAAATGTTCACGCAGTTAACTTTGCTGTTGACGGGAAATTAGTAGATTTCATTCAAGAAAGAATGGATAAATTGGAAAAATATTACGATAAAATAGTGTCGGCAGATGTTTTTCTGAAAGTAGAAAAGACAAGTGAGAAAGAAAATAAATTTGTCGATATAAAAATTCACGTACCAGGAGATGATTTTTTGGTTAAAAAACAGTGTAAGACTTTTGAGGAAGCAGTAGAGCTTTCGGCAGAATCGTTAGAACGTTTGTTGGTTAAAAGAAAAGAAAAAATAAGAGATCATATTTAA
- the rplL gene encoding 50S ribosomal protein L7/L12 codes for MADLKQFAEQLVNLTVKEVNELATILKDEYGIEPAAAAVVVAAGGGEGAAEEAQTEFTVVLKEAGASKLAVVKLVKELTGLGLKEAKDVVDSAPANVKEGVSKEEAEGLKKSLEEAGAVVELK; via the coding sequence ATGGCAGATTTGAAACAATTCGCAGAACAATTAGTTAACCTAACAGTAAAAGAAGTTAACGAATTAGCAACAATATTAAAAGATGAGTACGGAATCGAACCAGCTGCTGCAGCTGTAGTAGTGGCTGCTGGTGGTGGTGAAGGTGCTGCTGAAGAAGCTCAAACAGAATTTACAGTTGTATTGAAAGAAGCTGGTGCTTCTAAATTAGCTGTTGTAAAATTAGTAAAAGAACTTACAGGTTTAGGTTTGAAAGAAGCTAAAGACGTAGTAGATAGTGCACCTGCTAATGTAAAAGAAGGTGTTTCTAAAGAAGAAGCAGAAGGTTTGAAAAAATCTCTAGAAGAAGCTGGAGCTGTAGTTGAATTAAAATAA
- the nusG gene encoding transcription termination/antitermination protein NusG, whose protein sequence is MIDNNLKKWYVVRAVSGQENKVKAYIETEIARLGMSDYVSQVLVPTEKIVTVKDGKKLAKDKVYFPGYVMLEANLVGEIPHIIKSITSVIGFLGETKGGEPVPLRLSEVNRMLGKVDELAVNTDTRSVPFNLGETIKVIDGPFNGFNGTVEKINEEKRKLEVMVKIFGRKTPLELSFMQVEKV, encoded by the coding sequence ATGATAGATAATAATTTAAAAAAGTGGTACGTTGTTCGAGCAGTAAGCGGTCAAGAGAATAAAGTGAAAGCTTATATCGAAACCGAAATTGCTAGATTAGGAATGTCTGATTATGTTTCTCAAGTTTTAGTTCCTACTGAAAAGATTGTGACTGTAAAAGACGGAAAGAAGTTAGCTAAAGATAAGGTTTATTTTCCAGGTTATGTAATGCTTGAGGCTAATTTGGTTGGTGAAATACCTCATATTATTAAGTCTATAACTAGTGTAATTGGATTTTTAGGTGAAACAAAAGGTGGAGAACCTGTTCCGTTAAGACTTTCAGAAGTAAATAGAATGTTAGGTAAAGTGGATGAGTTGGCTGTAAATACAGATACTCGTTCAGTGCCGTTCAATTTGGGAGAAACAATTAAAGTGATAGATGGTCCTTTCAATGGTTTCAATGGAACTGTTGAAAAAATAAACGAAGAAAAGCGTAAGCTAGAAGTAATGGTTAAAATTTTCGGAAGAAAAACTCCATTAGAATTGAGCTTTATGCAAGTTGAAAAAGTATAA
- the rplA gene encoding 50S ribosomal protein L1, with protein MAKLTKKQKEAASKIEKNKLYSLKDASALIKEIASAKFDESVDIAVRLGVDPRKANQMVRGVVTLPHGTGKDVKVLALVTPDKEAEAKEAGADYVGLDDYLQKIKDGWTDVDVIITMPAVMGKLGPLGRILGPRGLMPNPKTGTVTMDVAKAVAEVKAGKIDFKVDKTGIVHAGIGKVSFGAEQIFDNAHEIIQTLIKLKPTAAKGTYIKGIHLTSTMSPAIALDPKAV; from the coding sequence ATGGCAAAATTGACAAAAAAGCAAAAAGAGGCTGCTTCAAAAATTGAAAAGAACAAATTGTATTCTTTGAAAGATGCTTCTGCATTAATTAAAGAAATTGCTTCTGCAAAATTTGATGAGTCTGTTGATATCGCAGTACGTTTGGGTGTAGATCCAAGAAAAGCGAATCAAATGGTTAGAGGTGTAGTAACATTGCCTCACGGAACTGGTAAAGATGTAAAAGTATTGGCATTAGTTACTCCAGATAAAGAAGCGGAAGCTAAAGAAGCTGGTGCAGACTATGTAGGTCTTGATGATTACCTTCAAAAAATTAAAGACGGTTGGACAGATGTTGATGTAATTATCACTATGCCAGCTGTTATGGGTAAATTAGGTCCATTAGGTCGTATTTTAGGACCTAGAGGTTTAATGCCAAACCCAAAAACAGGTACTGTAACCATGGATGTTGCAAAAGCTGTTGCAGAGGTAAAAGCTGGTAAAATTGACTTTAAAGTTGATAAAACTGGTATCGTGCACGCAGGAATTGGTAAGGTTTCTTTTGGAGCTGAACAAATCTTCGATAACGCACACGAAATTATTCAAACATTAATCAAACTTAAACCAACTGCTGCTAAAGGTACATACATTAAAGGTATTCACCTTACAAGCACAATGAGTCCAGCAATTGCGTTGGATCCTAAAGCAGTATAA
- the rplK gene encoding 50S ribosomal protein L11, with protein MAKEISKVVKLQVKGGAANPSPPVGPALGAAGVNIMEFCKQFNARTQDKPGKVCPVQITVYKDKSFDFVVKTPPAAVQLLDAAKLKSGSGEPNRKKVASVTWDVIKTIAEDKMVDLNAFTIESAMSMIAGTARSMGITVTGDSPLKQA; from the coding sequence ATGGCTAAAGAGATTAGTAAAGTAGTTAAACTACAAGTTAAGGGAGGTGCTGCGAACCCGTCGCCACCGGTTGGACCTGCTTTAGGTGCTGCTGGTGTTAATATCATGGAGTTCTGTAAGCAATTTAATGCTAGAACACAAGATAAACCAGGTAAAGTTTGCCCAGTGCAAATTACAGTGTATAAAGACAAATCTTTCGATTTTGTTGTAAAAACACCACCTGCTGCTGTTCAATTATTGGATGCAGCAAAGCTTAAGTCTGGTTCAGGAGAACCAAATCGTAAGAAAGTAGCTAGCGTTACTTGGGATGTTATCAAAACAATCGCGGAAGACAAGATGGTTGATTTAAATGCATTCACAATCGAGTCTGCTATGAGCATGATCGCAGGAACGGCTAGATCTATGGGTATAACTGTAACTGGAGATTCTCCTCTAAAACAAGCGTAA
- a CDS encoding acyl-CoA dehydrogenase family protein: MNFDYSETQTMIAQSIRDFAEINIRPYIMEWDETQIFPIPLFKKLGEMGFMGILVPEELGGSGLGYHEYITIVEEISKVDPSIGLSVAAHNSLCTNHILTFGNEEQKKKWIPKLATGEHIGAWGLTEHNTGSDAGGMNTTAVKDGDHWVVNGAKNFITHAISGDIAVVVVRTGKKGDSKGMTAFVFEKGTPGFTSGKKENKLGMRASETAELIFDNCRIPDANRLGEVGQGFIQAMKILDGGRISIGALSLGIAKGAYEAALKYSKERHQFGQPISSFQGISFKLADMATEIEASELLLHKAAFLKQQHKPVTTLGAMAKMYSSEVCVKVANEAVQIHGGYGYTKDYPVEKFYRDSKLCTIGEGTTEIQKLVISRNLLKE, encoded by the coding sequence ATGAACTTCGATTACAGCGAAACGCAAACAATGATAGCTCAATCTATTAGAGATTTTGCCGAAATAAACATTAGACCTTATATAATGGAGTGGGATGAAACTCAAATTTTTCCGATTCCGTTGTTTAAAAAACTAGGCGAAATGGGTTTTATGGGAATTTTAGTACCCGAAGAATTAGGTGGTTCAGGATTGGGGTATCATGAATACATTACTATTGTTGAAGAAATTTCCAAGGTAGATCCGTCTATAGGATTGTCTGTTGCGGCTCATAATTCATTATGTACCAATCATATTTTGACTTTTGGAAATGAAGAACAAAAGAAAAAATGGATTCCAAAACTGGCTACAGGCGAACATATTGGTGCTTGGGGATTAACGGAACACAATACAGGTTCAGATGCAGGAGGAATGAATACTACTGCTGTAAAAGACGGAGATCATTGGGTAGTAAATGGAGCCAAAAATTTTATTACACATGCTATCTCTGGGGATATTGCAGTTGTTGTAGTGCGAACGGGTAAAAAAGGAGATTCTAAAGGAATGACAGCTTTTGTTTTCGAAAAAGGAACACCAGGATTTACTTCAGGAAAAAAAGAAAATAAGTTAGGAATGCGAGCCAGTGAAACAGCAGAATTAATATTTGATAACTGCCGAATTCCAGATGCCAATCGTTTGGGAGAAGTAGGTCAGGGATTTATCCAGGCGATGAAAATATTAGATGGTGGAAGAATTTCTATCGGAGCTTTGTCATTAGGAATTGCCAAAGGTGCTTATGAAGCAGCGTTGAAGTATTCGAAAGAAAGACATCAGTTTGGGCAACCGATTAGTAGTTTTCAGGGAATTTCTTTTAAACTAGCAGATATGGCTACCGAAATTGAAGCATCGGAATTATTGTTGCACAAAGCAGCTTTCTTGAAACAACAACACAAACCTGTTACAACATTAGGAGCAATGGCAAAAATGTATTCGTCAGAAGTTTGTGTGAAAGTTGCCAACGAAGCCGTTCAGATCCATGGTGGTTATGGTTATACTAAAGATTATCCAGTAGAGAAATTCTACAGAGATTCTAAATTATGTACTATAGGAGAAGGAACTACTGAAATTCAAAAATTGGTGATTTCTAGGAATTTGTTGAAAGAGTAA
- the rpoB gene encoding DNA-directed RNA polymerase subunit beta, giving the protein MLSNQTERLNFASTKNIPQYPDFLDVQVKSFKDFFQLETKSDERGDEGLYNTFMENFPITDTRNNFVLEFLDYFVDPPRYTIQECIERGLTYSVPLKARLKLYCTDPEHEDFETIVQDVYLGTIPYMTPSGTFVINGAERVVVSQLHRSPGVFFGQSFHANGTKLYSARVIPFKGSWIEFSTDINSVMYAYIDRKKKLPVTTLFRAIGFERDKDILEIFDLAEEIKVSKTGLKKYIGRKLAARVLNTWHEDFVDEDTGEVVSIERNEIILDRDTIIDKDNVEEIIDSNVKSILLHKEDNNAVDYSIIHNTLQKDPTNSEKEAVEHIYRQLRNAEPPDEETARGIIDKLFFSDQRYNLGEVGRYRINKKLGLDTPMEKQVLTKEDIITIVKYLIELINAKADIDDIDHLSNRRVRTVGEQLSQQFGVGLARMARTIRERMNVRDNEVFTPIDLINAKTLSSVINSFFGTNQLSQFMDQTNPLAEITHKRRLSALGPGGLSRERAGFEVRDVHYTHYGRLCPIETPEGPNIGLISSLGVYAKVNGMGFIETPYRKVTKGVVDLESTPVYLSAEEEEGMMISQANIEMDATGKILADNVIARQEGDFPVIDPSEVHYTDVAPNQIASISASLIPFLEHDDANRALMGSNMMRQAVPLLRPEAPIVGTGLERQVASDSRVLINAEGPGTVEYVDANIITIKYDRSEEERMVSFEPDEKTYNLIKFRKTNQSTSINLKPIVRKGDRVSLGQVLSEGYATQNGELALGRNLKVAFMPWKGYNFEDAIVISEKVVRDDIFTSIHVDDYSLEVRDTKLGNEELTNDIPNVSEEATKDLDENGMIRIGAEVKPGDILIGKITPKGESDPTPEEKLLRAIFGDKAGDVKDASLKASPSLHGVVLDKKLFARAVKDKRKRTQDKDALGALEMEFEVKFVELKDKLIEKLFNIVNGKTSQGVMNDLGEEVLPKGKKYTQKMLYAVEDFAHLSKGQWVADDVTNTMVNDLIHNYKIKLNDLQGALRREKFTITVGDELPSGILKLAKVYVAKKRKLKVGDKMAGRHGNKGIVARIVRHEDMPFLEDGTPVDIVLNPLGVPSRMNIGQIYETVLGWAGMNLGRKFATPIFDGASLDEINALTDEANVPRFGHTYLYDGGTGERFAQKATVGVIYMLKLGHMVDDKMHARSIGPYSLITQQPLGGKAQFGGQRFGEMEVWALEAYGASSTLREILTVKSDDVIGRAKSYEAIVKGESMPEPGLPESFNVLMHELKGLGLDIRLEE; this is encoded by the coding sequence ATGTTATCAAATCAAACTGAAAGATTGAATTTTGCCTCAACAAAAAACATACCTCAATATCCAGATTTTCTAGATGTTCAGGTAAAATCGTTTAAAGATTTTTTCCAATTGGAAACCAAATCTGACGAAAGAGGCGACGAAGGCTTGTACAATACCTTCATGGAAAATTTCCCAATTACAGATACAAGAAATAACTTTGTATTGGAATTCCTGGATTATTTTGTAGATCCACCACGTTACACCATTCAAGAATGTATCGAAAGAGGTCTTACGTATAGTGTACCTTTAAAAGCAAGGTTAAAACTATATTGTACTGATCCAGAACACGAAGATTTTGAAACTATTGTTCAGGATGTTTATTTAGGAACTATTCCTTACATGACTCCGAGTGGTACTTTTGTAATCAATGGTGCTGAACGTGTTGTTGTTTCTCAATTACACCGTTCTCCTGGGGTTTTCTTTGGACAATCTTTCCATGCCAATGGAACAAAATTATATTCTGCAAGAGTAATTCCTTTTAAAGGATCTTGGATAGAATTTTCAACCGATATTAACAGCGTAATGTACGCTTATATCGACAGAAAGAAAAAATTACCTGTAACCACTTTATTCCGTGCCATTGGGTTCGAAAGAGACAAGGATATCCTTGAGATTTTTGACCTTGCAGAGGAAATTAAAGTTTCTAAAACAGGACTTAAAAAATATATTGGTAGAAAATTAGCCGCTCGTGTTTTGAACACTTGGCATGAAGATTTCGTGGATGAAGATACCGGCGAAGTTGTTTCTATCGAACGTAACGAAATAATCCTTGACCGTGACACAATTATCGACAAAGATAATGTGGAAGAAATCATCGATTCTAACGTTAAATCTATTTTGTTGCACAAGGAAGATAATAATGCAGTAGATTATTCCATCATCCACAACACGCTACAAAAAGATCCAACCAATTCTGAAAAAGAAGCCGTTGAGCACATCTACAGACAATTGCGTAACGCAGAACCGCCTGATGAAGAAACTGCTCGTGGTATTATAGATAAATTATTCTTCTCTGACCAACGTTACAATTTAGGTGAAGTAGGTCGTTATAGAATAAACAAAAAACTGGGTCTTGATACTCCAATGGAAAAGCAAGTGCTTACCAAAGAAGATATCATTACTATCGTTAAATATTTGATCGAATTAATCAATGCGAAAGCAGATATTGATGATATCGATCACTTGTCAAACCGTCGTGTTAGAACAGTTGGAGAACAATTGTCTCAACAATTTGGTGTAGGTTTGGCTCGTATGGCTAGAACCATTCGTGAGAGAATGAACGTTAGAGATAACGAGGTGTTTACACCAATCGATTTGATTAATGCTAAAACATTATCCTCTGTTATCAACTCTTTCTTTGGAACAAACCAGTTGTCTCAATTTATGGATCAAACGAATCCATTGGCCGAGATTACACACAAAAGAAGATTATCTGCACTTGGACCAGGTGGACTTTCGAGAGAGAGAGCCGGATTTGAGGTTCGTGACGTTCACTATACGCACTACGGACGTTTATGTCCAATTGAAACGCCGGAGGGACCAAACATTGGTTTGATTTCATCTCTTGGTGTTTATGCCAAAGTTAACGGAATGGGTTTCATCGAAACACCTTACCGTAAAGTAACTAAAGGAGTGGTAGATTTAGAATCTACTCCAGTTTACTTGAGCGCAGAAGAAGAAGAAGGAATGATGATTTCCCAAGCAAACATTGAAATGGATGCTACAGGAAAGATTCTAGCTGATAATGTAATTGCCCGTCAAGAGGGTGATTTCCCAGTAATTGATCCTTCTGAAGTTCATTATACAGACGTTGCTCCAAACCAGATTGCTTCGATTTCAGCTTCATTGATTCCTTTCCTGGAACATGATGATGCGAATAGAGCATTGATGGGATCAAATATGATGCGTCAGGCTGTACCATTGTTACGTCCTGAAGCACCTATTGTTGGAACCGGTTTAGAGCGTCAGGTAGCTTCAGATTCTAGAGTATTGATTAATGCTGAAGGACCTGGAACTGTTGAATACGTAGATGCAAATATCATTACTATCAAATACGATCGTTCTGAAGAAGAAAGAATGGTAAGTTTTGAGCCAGATGAAAAGACATACAATTTAATTAAATTTAGAAAAACCAATCAAAGTACAAGCATCAACTTGAAGCCAATCGTAAGAAAAGGTGACAGAGTGAGTCTTGGACAAGTATTATCTGAAGGATATGCAACCCAAAATGGAGAATTAGCTTTAGGTCGTAACCTAAAAGTTGCATTTATGCCATGGAAAGGGTACAACTTCGAGGATGCGATTGTGATTTCTGAAAAAGTAGTTCGTGACGATATTTTTACCTCTATCCACGTTGATGATTATTCATTAGAAGTTAGAGATACTAAATTAGGTAACGAAGAATTAACGAATGATATTCCAAACGTTTCTGAAGAGGCTACTAAAGACTTGGACGAAAACGGTATGATCAGAATTGGTGCCGAGGTGAAACCTGGTGACATTCTTATCGGAAAAATTACACCAAAAGGAGAATCAGATCCTACTCCGGAAGAGAAATTGCTTCGTGCCATCTTCGGGGATAAAGCAGGAGATGTAAAAGATGCTTCATTGAAAGCTTCTCCATCTTTACACGGTGTTGTTTTGGATAAAAAATTGTTCGCAAGAGCAGTAAAAGATAAACGTAAACGTACTCAAGATAAAGATGCTTTGGGTGCTTTAGAAATGGAATTCGAAGTAAAATTTGTTGAATTAAAAGACAAATTAATTGAGAAACTTTTCAATATCGTTAACGGAAAAACTTCTCAGGGTGTAATGAATGATTTGGGTGAAGAAGTATTGCCAAAAGGTAAAAAATACACTCAAAAAATGCTTTATGCTGTTGAAGATTTCGCTCACTTAAGCAAAGGTCAATGGGTTGCTGATGATGTAACCAATACTATGGTTAATGATTTGATTCATAACTATAAAATTAAATTGAACGATTTACAAGGTGCATTGCGTAGAGAGAAATTCACGATTACTGTAGGTGATGAATTACCATCAGGAATTTTGAAACTGGCTAAAGTATATGTTGCCAAAAAACGTAAACTGAAAGTTGGGGATAAAATGGCGGGACGTCACGGTAACAAAGGTATTGTTGCACGTATCGTTCGTCACGAAGATATGCCTTTCTTGGAAGACGGAACACCAGTTGATATCGTATTGAACCCACTTGGGGTACCTTCACGTATGAACATTGGTCAGATTTATGAAACTGTTCTTGGATGGGCTGGAATGAACTTGGGTAGAAAATTTGCTACTCCAATTTTTGATGGTGCTTCTCTTGACGAAATCAATGCTTTGACTGATGAAGCTAACGTACCACGTTTTGGACATACTTATCTTTATGATGGTGGAACTGGAGAGCGTTTTGCTCAAAAAGCAACTGTTGGAGTTATCTATATGTTGAAATTGGGTCACATGGTTGACGATAAGATGCACGCACGTTCAATAGGACCATACTCATTGATTACACAACAGCCATTAGGAGGTAAAGCTCAATTTGGAGGTCAGCGTTTTGGAGAGATGGAGGTTTGGGCACTTGAAGCTTATGGAGCATCAAGTACACTTCGTGAAATCTTAACAGTAAAATCGGATGATGTAATTGGTAGAGCTAAATCTTACGAGGCAATCGTTAAGGGAGAATCTATGCCAGAGCCAGGTTTACCAGAATCATTCAATGTATTGATGCACGAATTGAAAGGTCTTGGTCTTGACATTCGTTTGGAAGAATAG
- the secE gene encoding preprotein translocase subunit SecE, whose translation MTKVVNYISEAFEELKSNVTWPEWAEVQRLTIVVALFSVIFALATWGVDEVFAKALAGFFNWLKA comes from the coding sequence ATGACAAAAGTTGTGAATTACATATCAGAAGCATTTGAAGAATTAAAATCAAATGTTACTTGGCCAGAATGGGCAGAAGTACAACGTTTAACGATTGTTGTGGCTCTTTTTTCAGTAATATTCGCCTTGGCAACATGGGGAGTTGATGAGGTTTTTGCAAAAGCATTGGCTGGTTTTTTTAACTGGTTAAAAGCGTAA
- the rplJ gene encoding 50S ribosomal protein L10, protein MTREEKSIAIEDLTAQLAGTNIIYVSDISGLNAETTSNLRRACFKAGIKLEVVKNTLLAKAMEASANDYGDLPSVLTGNSAIFISDVANAPGKIIKDFRKKSDKPVLKGAYINSEIYIGDNQLDALATIKSKEELLGELIGLLQSPAQRVISALQNQFAGSEEAEA, encoded by the coding sequence ATGACTAGAGAAGAAAAATCAATCGCGATTGAAGATTTAACTGCACAGTTAGCTGGTACAAATATTATTTATGTATCTGATATTTCTGGATTAAATGCAGAAACAACTTCAAACTTGAGAAGAGCTTGTTTTAAAGCAGGAATTAAATTAGAAGTTGTTAAGAATACTTTGCTTGCAAAAGCAATGGAAGCTTCAGCTAATGATTATGGAGACTTGCCTTCTGTATTAACAGGAAACAGTGCTATCTTTATTTCAGATGTTGCAAATGCACCTGGAAAAATAATCAAAGATTTTAGAAAAAAATCTGATAAGCCTGTTTTAAAAGGAGCTTATATTAATTCTGAAATTTACATTGGAGACAATCAATTAGATGCCTTGGCAACTATTAAATCTAAAGAAGAACTTCTTGGAGAACTTATTGGATTATTGCAATCTCCTGCACAAAGAGTTATTTCTGCTTTACAAAACCAATTCGCTGGTAGCGAAGAGGCTGAAGCATAA
- the rpsU gene encoding 30S ribosomal protein S21 — protein sequence MLIIPIKDGENIDRALKRYKRKFDKTGTVRQLRARTAFIKPSVINRAKIQKAAYIQTLRDNIENI from the coding sequence ATGTTAATTATACCAATTAAAGACGGAGAAAATATCGATAGAGCATTAAAGCGCTATAAAAGAAAATTTGATAAAACAGGAACTGTTCGTCAATTAAGAGCACGTACTGCTTTTATAAAACCATCAGTTATCAATAGAGCGAAAATTCAAAAAGCCGCTTATATTCAAACTTTGAGAGATAACATCGAGAATATTTAA
- a CDS encoding tyrosine-type recombinase/integrase produces the protein MGTTKDAFRDYLQLEKKYSPHTVNAYLNDIHFFESFNKNQFDQENIDQVNYSQIRSWIVSLVDDGVSNVSVNRKMQSLKAFYKFLLKIKQIQVSPLLKHKALKTPKTLQIPFSQKEIETVLNQMQNPSGFEEIRDKLIVDLFYTTGIRRTELIYLKCANVDVSNNTIKVLGKRNKERILPLLPIISQQLILYLDERAGLEEVIDSEFFFLTKKGLKLNESFVYRLINTYFSKVSEKVKRSPHILRHTFATHLLNNGADLNSVKELLGHSSLASTQVYTHSSLSELKRVYEDAHPRNKK, from the coding sequence ATGGGTACTACAAAAGACGCATTTCGAGATTACTTGCAATTAGAGAAAAAATATTCTCCTCATACTGTAAATGCGTATTTGAATGACATTCATTTCTTCGAGTCATTCAATAAAAATCAATTCGATCAAGAAAATATAGATCAGGTAAATTATAGTCAAATCCGAAGTTGGATAGTATCGCTAGTGGATGACGGAGTATCGAATGTTTCTGTTAATAGAAAGATGCAGTCTTTGAAGGCGTTTTATAAATTTTTATTAAAAATAAAGCAAATTCAGGTCAGTCCACTGCTGAAGCATAAAGCGTTAAAAACTCCAAAAACACTTCAAATCCCTTTTTCGCAAAAAGAAATCGAAACTGTTTTGAATCAAATGCAAAATCCTAGTGGCTTCGAAGAAATAAGAGATAAGTTGATAGTTGACTTATTTTATACAACTGGAATTCGAAGAACAGAATTGATTTATTTGAAATGTGCTAATGTAGATGTTTCAAATAATACGATAAAAGTGCTTGGTAAGAGAAATAAAGAGCGAATTCTCCCGCTGTTACCAATTATTTCTCAACAATTAATCTTGTATTTAGATGAAAGAGCAGGTTTAGAGGAGGTTATAGATAGTGAGTTTTTTTTCCTCACAAAAAAAGGGTTAAAATTAAATGAATCCTTTGTGTATCGATTAATAAATACGTACTTTAGTAAAGTCTCCGAAAAAGTAAAGCGAAGTCCGCATATATTAAGACATACATTTGCGACTCATTTGCTAAACAACGGAGCTGATTTGAATTCAGTAAAAGAGTTATTAGGACATTCTAGTTTGGCATCTACACAAGTATATACTCATAGTAGTTTGTCAGAGTTAAAACGAGTGTATGAAGATGCGCATCCAAGGAATAAGAAATAA